Proteins found in one Plasmodium knowlesi strain H genome assembly, chromosome: 12 genomic segment:
- a CDS encoding gamma-tubulin complex component, putative — MTSTYITEIRKKQKNYLNCLFSKFEQYSNEKVLTNLLNKSLNEIALYPFQDVSDNEVIDDVNEYINDLTINAEYKRKEIFKHLCEIFLSDNFYIYDKKDRYELKFVILKLLFLIGESKTSEKTQHIDHLYVKYFHKKEEKEEKEEENVTPPLNINEQKALHDIHNFNIQEKNKYLKELYSTDDEITRLSSLSGEEDTQIGDFEKDQSVQDGYPSDVYKQLANYQNQSNGNNGAEPNSKHFHEAQYTQYVDSYMKNKNDLTYENVVKKISQCVYEYPHYEDVGSHWTHNARCSFQSNQSVPHHDNMLSYDHVEEHVHNANVGTNADKNHAHRHIKTRSSSTTSDEDIFSSLKMRKNRSKDTSLPRRPREQYFFNNINLFYEEYHESEENDASIIYETEIYNLHNVFASDKVQEGKEETRGEVTHRTNHPDGDALDDKSSGYNYTQGRKGSSRYAHRSNEEEPTQTDDSEHGCNMILADKGNIINAGRATMGRKNKRKGTFYVSEIFIIKEILMILSLNCPIKFKEDFFTNFSDFLFNHVMDKNKIKEDFLFYINIEKREKGQGSAPHGGVTQYRAVISQMMNVKQYNLRRRTFKNYVKKIKKISIKLFYLNIFFFLVEKFRYFFFFLPYNLKDIFNHIIYIREHLSHNGGKNSLLFLFEQMSLTGSKGRAKNNLGSNINVYYPGNFLDCFIDSLKCIFSEWICVIEILYNYHILLVMKQYNIVPLKDEQILDVLNRMGGIRLMDYLRVDHFVNWKCRKRGTQQYRKVHSFEIISQFEELHRGEVTRASASSHARRNKWENARKLLDGEKIANFRSLSLIHLQVIMSKYLYVWNNLYDYVDFMLSYLLYNIGADDYTHFNALYDNAKKFCICYDMTVLYWRNCQIVNNKSLEKIFRFLLNGLNVYYSKHISTWIKKGKIDDSFNEFFVYSQDRGDDEGPFANHMLFIKKQGEFVLCPEFFNSFVFFLISLGNNIRLYMKISHEKEVDYVDYYLKGGGEPRQLKRLANGNYQDGFGEVGHADERSQGCDGEYSDEMGNEMDDEMDDEMGDQMNDEIGDEREDPCHAPAPPPCRPKLLHKNTLNYYYNIENLKRVQSISLDIISTILTTRPNEENLLSSFNKSILALNVSYDLYIKKFLQEEFFHLFLQSNRIFLDSLMKFSYLLEYFCCLRSLVFLEIADYIFPFFEYIFKEVSIPLIDERNMNTTFRQCVLQNVNRPTSNVEGSNSCASFLHKRFVLLHMNILMQKNSHCEKEKRGEMCQTIERDDPTDAEQHPLHYHNGEVYTGEEERQVDIRGDNRSIPTNFEPYRSNLIHPGEPLPMIKMRAQSAKNRTAHSYTTGKGQRNEKYEEEQKRRESSICQQLKKNFYKKEIITSILKRFYFTLRENKMYNNNMRVISYRNLLIETRGSGSSFVNFLFDSKCLEKYSTIFSYFLEIKKSLHILNLVHIFYKYLRTKKSEQYESVHAIIISLCVLKYKIFFFLNTLYTYYQWVLSFSWNQFISTLLKSKSLYQIKHSHQLYLTFLIETMLVPIRTRHDELHNFYINEEHRKNVLLQEYERRKIVFNPSWNDNDHGEAQSDSYNMWDSSTVPLEHTNNYDSGQLFSQMAHDANKYTHEKKKPSDAIERTAWENTSASSRPQGSFNKEFLLNELFSNNLLNLLSIPSEIYHILLKLSKLFNVSFDLNFDNSYDMAFQREEEEDDDDGDDEDEDEDGDQYDGEIMKVKNGILNKGSNAVEDGKRTYPKNGHAKSDGKNAADKEHILFSINSYIKSLANIFDIHYLEFVMKLNIISLNVDQNSFFGPHRDSRLFNHILRLDKNILKKVTILQCMLSFHSFNADAVDVAYSQLR, encoded by the coding sequence ATGACATCCACCTATATTACAGAAATtaggaagaagcagaagaacTATCTAAATTGCCTATTCAGCAAGTTTGAACAATATTCCAATGAGAAGGTTCTAACAAATTTGTTAAACAAATCCTTAAATGAAATTGCACTGTACCCCTTCCAAGATGTTAGCGACAACGAAGTTATAGATGATGTGAACGAATACATCAATGATCTAACGATTAATGCTGAATAtaagaggaaagaaatatTCAAACATTTGTGCGAGATTTTTCTAAGTGACaatttctatatatatgataaaaaagaCAGATACGAATTGAAGtttgttattttaaaattattatttctcATTGGAGAAAGCAAAACAAGTGAGAAAACGCAACACATTGATCATCTATATGTTAAgtattttcacaaaaaagaagaaaaggaagaaaaagaagaagaaaatgtgaCCCCCCCTTTGAACATAAATGAGCAAAAAGCTCTACATGATATACACAACTTTAACATTCAAGAGAAGAACAAATATCTTAAAGAGCTATACAGCACGGATGATGAAATTACAAGATTGTCATCCCTCTCTGGAGAAGAGGACACACAAATTGGCGACTTTGAAAAAGATCAATCCGTGCAGGATGGTTATCCAAGCGATGTGTACAAGCAGTTAGCTAATTATCAGAATCAGTCAAACGGAAACAATGGCGCAGAACCAAATAGCAAACATTTTCACGAGGCACAATACACCCAATATGTAGACAGCTAtatgaagaacaaaaatgattTAACATATGAAAATGTCGTCAAGAAAATATCGCAATGTGTTTATGAATATCCTCATTATGAAGATGTGGGGAGTCATTGGACACACAATGCTCGATGTTCCTTCCAGAGTAACCAATCTGTACCTCACCATGACAATATGTTATCGTATGATCATGTGGAGGAACATGTACATAATGCTAATGTAGGTACTAATGCAGACAAAAATCACGCACATCGCCATATTAAAACCCGTAGCTCTAGCACAACATCCGATGAAGACATATTTTCCAGcttaaaaatgaggaaaaatagAAGCAAAGATACATCCCTCCCACGCAGACCAAGAgaacaatatttttttaataacatAAACCTTTTCTATGAGGAATATCATGAGAGTGAAGAGAACGACGCAAGCATTATATACGAGACGGAAATTTACAATTTGCACAACGTGTTCGCCAGTGATAAGGTACAGGAGGGGAAAGAGGAGACACGTGGAGAAGTAACCCATAGGACGAACCACCCAGATGGTGATGCACTGGATGATAAATCATCGGGGTACAATTACACACAGGGGAGGAAGGGTTCTTCCCGTTATGCTCACAGATCGAATGAGGAGGAACCCACACAAACGGATGATTCAGAACATGGATGTAACATGATTCTCGCTGATAAAGGGAATATTATAAATGCTGGAAGAGCTAccatgggaaggaaaaataaaaggaagggcACATTTTACGTAAGCGAAATATTTATCATAAAAGAAATCTTGATGATATTGTCTTTAAATTGCCCCATAAAATTTAAGGAAGACTTTTTTACCAACTTTTccgattttttatttaaccaCGTAATGgacaagaacaaaataaaagaggattttttattttacataaatataGAAAAGCGTGAAAAAGGTCAAGGAAGTGCCCCACATGGAGGTGTAACACAATACCGAGCAGTTATCAGCCAAATGATGAATGTCAAACAGTATAActtaagaagaagaacgtttaaaaattatgtgaagaaaataaaaaaaattagtatcaaattattttatttgaacatttttttttttttggtagaAAAATTtcggtatttttttttttttttgccatacAATTTAAAGGACATTTTTAACCacatcatatatataagagAACACCTCAGCCATAATGGGGGGAAGAACAGTTTGTTATTTCTTTTCGAACAGATGAGTTTGACTGGAAGCAAAGGCAGAGCGAAGAACAATCTGGGTAGCAATATTAACGTGTACTACCCGGGCAATTTCCTCGATTGCTTTATTGACTCCctaaaatgtattttttccgAATGGATTTGCGTAATAGAAATTTTATACAACTATCACATTCTGTTGGTCATGAAGCAGTACAACATTGTGCCCCTTAAGGACGAACAAATTTTGGATGTTCTAAACAGGATGGGCGGAATACGTCTTATGGATTATCTGCGGGTTGACCATTTTGTGAATTGGAAATGTCGCAAAAGGGGAACGCAACAATACAGGAAGGTACACTCGTTTGAGATCATAAGCCAATTTGAGGAGCTCCACAGGGGTGAAGTAACAAGAGCAAGTGCTTCCTCCCACGCACGCAGAAACAAGTGGGAAAATGCAAGGAAACTACTAGATGGGGAGAAAATTGCCAACTTCAGATCTCTTAGCCTTATCCACCTTCAGGTTATAATGAGTAAATACCTATACGTGTGGAACAATCTCTACGATTATGTTGACTTTATGTTGTCCTACCTACTTTATAACATCGGTGCGGATGATTATACCCATTTCAATGCCCTATATGATAACGCGAAAAAGTTCTGCATCTGCTACGACATGACAGTACTGTATTGGAGAAATTGCCAAATTGTAAATAACAAGTcgcttgaaaaaattttccgcTTCCTTCTGAATGGGTTAAATGTGTACTACTCTAAACATATAAGCACTTGGattaagaagggaaaaattgaCGATAGCTTTAATGAATTTTTTGTGTACTCGCAGGACAGGGGGGATGATGAAGGGCCATTTGCCAATCATATGCTTTTTATAAAGAAGCAGGGCGAATTTGTCTTGTGCCCAGAATTTTTTAactcctttgtttttttcctaataAGTCTCGGAAATAACATTCGCTTGTATATGAAAATTAGTCACGAGAAGGAGGTAGACTACGTTGATTATTATTTGAAGGGAGGAGGGGAGCCCCGCCAGCTGAAGCGCCTTGCGAATGGGAATTATCAGGATGGCTTCGGCGAAGTAGGGCATGCTGATGAGCGCAGCCAAGGGTGCGACGGCGAATACAGTGATGAGATGGGTAACGAGATGGATGATGAGATGGATGATGAGATGGGTGACCAGATGAATGATGAGATAGGTGACGAGCGTGAGGACCCGTGTCACGCCCCCGCGCCCCCGCCTTGTCGCCCCAAACTATTGCACAAAAACACCCTCAACTATTACTATAATATAGAAAATTTGAAACGCGTCCAAAGTATCTCCTTAGACATCATCTCGACCATTCTGACGACTCGCCCAAATGAGGAAAACCTCCTGTCCTCCTTTAACAAAAGTATTTTGGCATTAAACGTATCATACGATTTGTATATTAAAAAGTTCCTTCAAGAAGAATTCtttcatcttttccttcaaagCAATCGCATCTTTTTAGATAGCCTAATGAAATTTTCCTATTTGTTGGAATACTTTTGTTGTTTGCGTAGTTTAGTATTCCTTGAAATAGctgattatatttttcctttttttgagtATATTTTTAAGGAGGTATCCATTCCTCTTATAGATGAGAGGAACATGAACACGACGTTTAGGCAATGCGTTTTACAAAATGTAAATAGGCCTACGTCTAACGTGGAAGGATCCAATTCCTGTGCGTCATTTTTGCACAAGCGCTTTGTCCTGCTCCATATGAATATTCTGATGCAGAAGAATTCCCACtgtgagaaagaaaaaaggggggaaatgtgcCAAACGATAGAAAGGGATGACCCAACCGATGCAGAGCAACATCCTCTGCACTACCACAACGGTGAAGTATACACTGGAGAGGAAGAACGCCAAGTCGATATTAGGGGTGATAATAGAAGTATTCCCACCAACTTTGAGCCATACCGCTCAAATTTAATACATCCAGGGGAACCTCTCCCAATGATAAAAATGCGAGCCCAATCTGCAAAAAACAGAACAGCGCATAGCTACACTACTGGAAAGGGACAAAGGAATGAGAAGTACGAAGAAGAGCAGAAGAGAAGAGAATCCTCCATATGTCAacagttgaaaaaaaacttctacaaaaaagaaatcatAACAAGTATCTTGAAGAGATTCTACTTTACcttaagggaaaataaaatgtataaCAACAACATGCGTGTTATAAGCTACAGGAATTTGCTAATTGAGACAAGGGGAAGTGGGTCatcttttgtaaattttttatttgattcGAAATGTTTGGAAAAATACTCAACgatattttcatattttcttgaaataaagaaatctTTGCATATACTAAATTTAGTACACATATTTTATAAGTACCTGAGAACAAAGAAATCAGAACAGTATGAATCTGTCCACGCAATTATCATCTCTTTGTGtgttttaaaatataaaatattcttcttcctgAACACTTTGTATACCTACTACCAGTGGGTGTTGAGCTTTTCGTGGAATCAGTTTATTTCCACATTATTAAAATCGAAATCCTTGTATCAGATAAAACATAGTCATCAGCTGTActtaacttttttaataGAAACAATGTTAGTACCGATACGTACCAGACATGATGAGctgcacaatttttacataaatGAGGAACACAGGAAAAATGTCCTCCTTCAGGAatatgaaagaagaaagatcGTTTTTAATCCATCCTGGAATGACAACGACCATGGGGAGGCTCAATCCGATTCTTATAATATGTGGGATAGCTCCACTGTTCCTTTAGAACATACGAATAATTACGATTCTGGACAGTTGTTCAGCCAAATGGCCCATGATGCGAACAAATACACacatgaaaagaagaaaccaAGCGATGCCATAGAACGTACAGCCTGGGAAAATACCAGCGCCAGTTCCCGCCCTCAAGGCTCCTTCAATAAGGAGTTCCTGTTAAATGAATTATTCTCCAATAACCTTCTTAACCTGTTATCCATTCCTTCCGAAATTTACCATATCCTTCTAAAGCTGAGCAAACTCTTCAATGTCAGCTTTGACCTAAATTTTGACAATTCGTATGATATGGCATTTCagagggaggaagaggaagatgatgatgatggtgatgatgaggatgaggaCGAGGATGGTGACCAGTACGATGGAGAAATaatgaaggtaaaaaatggaatcctAAACAAGGGGAGCAATGCAGTAGAAGATGGCAAAAGAACGTACCCTAAAAACGGACATGCAAAAAGTGATGGGAAGAATGCCGCAGATAAAGaacacattttattttccataaaCAGTTACATAAAATCTCTTGCAAACATTTTCGATATTCACTACCTGGAGTTTGTAATGAAGTTAAATATCATTTCTTTGAATGTGGACCAGAATAGCTTCTTTGGCCCCCATAGGGATTCTAGACTGTTTAACCACATTTTGAGGTTAGACAAGAACATTCTGAAGAAGGTAACCATTTTACAGTGTATGTTATCTTTTCACTCCTTTAACGCTGATGCTGTGGATGTTGCCTATAGTCAGCTACGTTAG
- a CDS encoding NAD(P) transhydrogenase, putative encodes MSATLKTIIILVVALAMMCTNCKSNLRNQLASPHEPTENSSTFFQIKLPEIIIPPISSNNGNYKNYEGGGNGDGWANGKVELSSYSFIPSLLNAVYLFSALCFILCLTGLNNHKTSKRGNVLGFIGIVAAIVVTFSQVGFGFRYELFFIIVIPAISIGLFIAHRVSMVQMPQLVALFHSFVGLAALFVGFSKYHSEYFESYEMSTTHLVELYLGTFIGAITFIGSLVAAGKLSGTLDSKSLNLKIKKIINMVCIIIIIIVGYYFVQLKSIYLKTLCLYVSFLVDSFLGFHLVASIGAADMPVVISALNSYSGFATAISGFLLHNNLLIIAGSLIGSSGAILSYIMCIGMNRDIFNIILGGWDDYDELGAGSVQQAKANKQVNSTTHKYVAENLINARNVVIVPGYGTAVSKCQRELAEICIILKSRNVKVNFAIHPVAGRMPGHLNVLLAEANVPYNIVKEMNEINSSIDKADIVLVVGANDIVNPSSLDPSSKIYGMPIIEAWKSKQVIILKRTLNTGYSAIDNPLFYFANSYMLFGDAKYSTSQILTFLSDYTSHKYPDVSLADEHLDDEKDEVRSLCFLSEGSSAGSRGDLEALAEKYPKARRVIGLVKEDTGRTQKGEEKNGEAKNGDGKGKNTKEGAEETAGTPGSAHVNLSIVPLTPKFVPKLKKMGFRILVEEGIGTNIMIEDQEYVNYGAEITSKEDVLRQSNIILKVDPPSKKFIVEVPNNTVLISYLWPSINKELLQMAVQDKEKNNITYMAIDEVPRSTRAQKIDIRSSMSNLQGYRAVIEAFFMLPKFCKSSTTAAGKINPAKVFVIGAGVAGLQAIITAKSMGSIVYSHDKKASTEEEVKSCGGIFIKIPSSAYGEKNELAKDEEKTSQDLLNIQSEIFKRVISKCDILICSASVPGKMSPKLVTTEMIKLMKRGSVAVDLSTEFGDKESGWGGNIECSESNKNIIINGVHVLGRDKIERNMPLQASDLFSMNMINLLDEMGGGLQFTVDTNNDIVKALVVVKDGKILYSPDRSVEKLVKSESIFLTDQREENQLVSKKTIKYPTGTRITEKFIESDMLFYISLIFALMVTLLIGTIFSQSDLHHLFLFTLSIIVGYFCVWSVTPSLHTPLMSVTNALSGVIIIGSMIEYGSGFKSLSSVLSMIATFLSAVNLSGGFYVTKRMLDMFIK; translated from the exons ATGAGCGCAACGTTGAAGACAATTATCATCCTGGTGGTCGCGCTAGCGATGATGTGTACGAACTGCAAATCGAATTTAAGGAACCAACTAGCGAGCCCACACGAACCGACCGAAAACAGCAGTACCTTTTTCCAAATAAAACTCCCAGAAATTATTATCCCACCGATTTCCAGTAATAATGGAAATTATAAGAATTATGAgggaggaggaaatggaGATGGATGGGCCAATGGAAAAGTGGAGTTATCGTCCTATTCGTTCATTCCGTCGTTACTAAATGcggtttatttattttctgccTTATGTTTCATCCTCTGTTTGACGGGCTTGAATAACCACAAGACttccaaaagggggaatgtACTAGGGTTTATAGGAATAGTAGCAGCAATAGTGGTGACCTTTAGCCAAGTAGGATTTGGATTCAGAtatgaattatttttcatcataGTAATACCAGCCATAAGTATAGGATTATTTATTGCCCACCGTGTGAGCATGGTACAGATGCCCCAGTTGGTTGCACTATTTCACAGTTTTGTCGGGCTAGCTGCACTATTTGTAGGTTTTTCTAAATACCATTCGGAATATTTTGAGAGTTACGAAATGAGCACAACACATTTGGTTGAACTTTATTTAGGAACCTTCATTGGTGCAATAACTTTTATCGGGTCGTTAGTAGCAGCGGGGAAATTAAGTGGTACTCTAGACAGTAAATCtttaaatttgaaaataaaaaaaatcataaatATGGTTTGTATTATAATTATCATTATTGTTGgatattattttgttcagcTAAAATCGATTTATTTGAAAACCTTGTGTCTTTATGTTTCTTTTCTGGTGGATTCATTTCTCGGTTTCCACTTAGTTGCATCCATCGGTGCTGCAGATATGCCTGTGGTGATAAGTGCCTTGAATTCTTACTCTGGCTTCGCAACAGCCATCAGTGGATTTCTCCTTCATAACAATTTGTTAATTATAGCAGGATCGCTTATTGGTTCTTCAGGCGCCATTTTATCGTATATTATGTGCATAGGAATGAACAGAGACATTTTCAATATCATCCTAGGTGGCTGGGATGACTATGATGAATTAGGTGCAGGATCGGTGCAACAGGCGAAGGCAAATAAACAAGTAAACTCTACCACACATAAGTACGTTGCAGAAAATTTAATCAACGCAAGAAATGTTGTAATCGTTCCAGGCTATGGCACAGCTGTTAGCAAATGTCAGAGAGAGCTAGCTGAAATATGTATCATATTGAAGTCCAGAAATGTGAAAGTAAATTTTGCTATCCACCCGGTTGCAGGAAGAATGCCAGGACATTTAAACGTCCTTCTAGCTGAGGCAAATGTTCCATACAACATTGTCaaagaaatgaatgaaataaattcaTCTATCGATAAGGCTGACATCGTTTTGGTAGTAGGGGCTAACGATATTGTGAACCCTTCCTCTTTAGACCCCTCCAGCAAAATTTATGGAATGCCAATTATCGAAGCATGGAAAAGTAAGCaagtaattattttaaaaagaaccTTGAACACAGGGTACTCAGCCATAGACAATCCGCTCTTCTATTTTGCCAACAGTTATATGCTTTTCGGCGATGCGAAATATTCGACTAGTCAAATTTTAACCTTTCTGAGCGACTACACAAGCCATAAATATCCAGATGTATCTTTGGCGGATGAGCACCTTGATGATGAGAAGGATGAAGTGCGCTCTTTGTGTTTCCTCTCTGAGGGCTCTTCCGCCGGCAGCAGAGGCGATTTGGAGGCGCTCGCGGAAAAGTACCCCAAGGCTCGGAGGGTCATCGGGTTGGTGAAGGAAGACACAGGGAGgacacaaaaaggagaagaaaaaaatggagaagcaaaaaatggagacggaaaggggaaaaacaccAAAGAGGGGGCAGAAGAAACGGCTGGTACCCCCGGAAGTGCACATGTCAACCTGTCTATAGTCCCCCTGACACCAAAGTTTGTCccaaaactaaaaaaaatgggcttCCGAATATTGgtggaggaaggaataggaacGAACATCATGATAGAAGACCAGGAGTACGTTAATTACGGTGCTGAAATAACATCGAAGGAGGATGTCCTCAGGCAGAGCAATATCATATTGAAGGTGGATCCACCAAGCAAGAAGTTCATAGTCGAAGTACCAAATAACACAGTCCTAATTAGTTACTTGTGGCCAAGCATCAATAAAGAGCTACTTCAAATGGCTGTTcaggataaagaaaaaaataatatcacCTATATGGCAATTGACGAAGTTCCTAGATCTACACGAGCTCAAAAAATAGACATCAGAAGCTCTATGAGTAACTTACAAGGATACAGAGCTGTTATAGAAGCCTTCTTCATGCTCCCAAAGTTTTGTAAATCGTCTACCACAGCTGCTGGAAAAATTAACCCCGCTAAAGTTTTCGTCATAGGGGCAGGGGTAGCAGGGTTGCAAGCCATTATAACCGCGAAGAGTATGGGTTCTATTGTATATTCACATGATAAAAAAGCGTCCACtgaggaggaagtgaaaagcTGTGGTGGAATATTCATAAAGATTCCATCATCAGCatacggagaaaaaaatgaactagcgaaagatgaagaaaaaacgagCCAAGATTTATTAAATATACAAAGTgaaattttcaaaagggTTATCAGCAAGTGCGACATTTTAATCTGCTCTGCATCTGTACCTGGAAAAATGTCCCCAAAATTGGTGACCACAGAAATGATTAAACTAATGAAGAGGGGTAGCGTGGCCGTGGATTTGTCCACAGAATTTGGAGATAAAGAAAGTGGATGGGGAGGAAATATCGAGTGCTCAGAgtcaaataaaaatatcatcatCAATGGTGTTCATGTGTTAGGTAGAGATAAAATCGAAAGAAATATGCCACTGCAGGCATCTGACTTGTTCTCCATGAATATGATAAATCTCCTCGATGAAATGGGAGGAGGATTGCAATTTACAGTAGATACTAATAATGATATTGTGAAAGCGCTTGTTGTTgtgaaggatggaaaaattttgtacTCTCCTGACAGATCAGTAGAGAAATTGGTTAAAAGTGAAAGTATATTTTTGACTGaccaaagggaagagaatCAACTTGTTTCCAAGAAGACGATAAAATATCCGACGGGGACACGAATAACTGAAAAGTTTATCGAGTCAGATATGCTCTTTTACATTTCCCTAATTTTCGCACTTATGGTTACCCTACTAATTGGCACGATTTTTTCACAGTCAGATTTGCACCATTTGTTCTTATTTACTCTATCTATCATCGTTGGCTACTTCTGCGTGTGGTCCGTCACGCCTTCGCTGCACACTCCCCTCATGTCCGTCACGAACGCG CTCTCCGGAGTTATTATTATCGGAAGCATGATTGAGTACGGAAGTGGCTTCAAAAGTCTCAGTTCTGTCCTGTCGATGATAGCTACTTTCTTGTCCGCTGTGAATCTTTCAG GCGGATTCTACGTAACCAAGAGAATGCTGGACATGTTTatcaaatag
- a CDS encoding Yos1-like protein, putative, with product MSMYFFLLFESVVLLINSVLIINEKKLKKYKKINISLNSNDIFDNIKLLFYTIRIYFKIPLIFLNLLCIIIEILFG from the coding sequence ATGAGTATGTATTTCTTCCTGTTATTCGAAAGTGTGGTACTGCTGATCAATAGCGTTTTAAttataaatgaaaagaagctaaaaaaatataaaaaaatcaacataAGTTTGAACAGTAATGACATTTTTGATAACATTAAGTTGTTATTCTACACGataagaatatattttaaaattcccTTGATCTTCCTTAATTTGTTATGTATTATCATTGAAATATTATTTGGATAA